The following coding sequences lie in one Lolium perenne isolate Kyuss_39 chromosome 2, Kyuss_2.0, whole genome shotgun sequence genomic window:
- the LOC127331955 gene encoding peroxidase 2, whose product MAKLTAALTVLALVACVGRPCQAGYGYPNPMPSPSPPPSTPPPYTATSPSPPPPAPVTPSTPTPYSPSTASPPPPTPIAPSSPPPYTPSTPSPLSPPPTPSSPPSGLSVGYYQKTCYRAEDIVREAVRDASKGIMAGLIRLFFHDCFIRGCDASVLLDTADPNSATEKFGIPNLSLRGFEVIDAAKARIEKECGNIVSCADIVAFAGRDATYFLSNKKVYFDMPAGRYDGLVSLINETLPNLPPPFATVEQLKAGFAFKGLNTDEMVTLSGAHTIGISHCSSFSDRLTSNSSDMDPSLKSTLQQQCQSNSGSDNTVVQDNKTPDKLDNKYYKNILSHEVLFTSDAALMMATDTSDAVRANAKDTNQWEEKFKAAMVKMGAIDIKTAANGEIRRSCRVLNTN is encoded by the exons ATGGCAAAGCTCACCGCCGCCCTGACGGTCCTCGCGCTGGTGGCCTGCGTGGGTCGTCCATGCCAGGCAGGCTACGGGTATCCCAACCCCATGCCCTCGCCTAGTCCTCCACCATCGACTCCTCCACCGTACACCGCAACCTCACCTAGCCCTCCGCCACCCGCTCCGGTCACTCCATCCACTCCTACGCCATACAGCCCAAGTacagctagccctcctccgcccaCCCCAATTGCGCCGTCTAGCCCACCACCGTACACCCCCAGCACACCTAGTCCTCTATCTCCGCCACCCACTCCGAGCTCACCTCCTTCGGGGCTTTCCGTTGGTTACTACCAGAAGACATGCTACCGTGCAGAAGATATTGTTAGAGAAGCCGTGCGTGACGCCAGCAAGGGCATCATGGCGGGTCTCATCCGACTATTCTTCCACGACTGCTTCATCAGG GGCTGCGACGCTTCCGTCTTGTTGGATACCGCTGATCCGAATAGTGCGACCGAGAAGTTCGGCATCCCGAACCTGAGTCTGCGCGGCTTTGAAGTGATCGACGCGGCCAAGGCTAGGATCGAGAAGGAATGTGGGAACATTGTGTCATGTGCCGACATTGTGGCCTTCGCCGGGCGTGACGCAACCTACTTCCTCAGCAACAAGAAGGTTTACTTCGACATGCCTGCCGGCCGCTATGACGGGCTTGTGTCCCTCATAAACGAGACACTCCCCAACCTTCCCCCTCCCTTCGCCACCGTAGAGCAGCTCAAGGCCGGTTTTGCATTCAAGGGCCTCAACACCGACGAAATGGTCACCCTTTCCGGTGCGCACACCATCGGGATCTCCCACTGCTCATCCTTTTCTGACCGCCTCACCTCGAACTCCTCCGACATGGACCCTAGTCTGAAAAGCACTCTGCAACAACAGTGTCAGTCAAACTCTGGCAGTGACAACACGGTCGTACAGGATAACAAGACCCCTGACAAGTTGGACAACAAGTACTATAAGAACATTCTCAGCCATGAGGTGCTCTTCACGTCAGATGCTGCGCTCATGATGGCGACAGACACAAGTGATGCGGTGCGAGCAAACGCCAAGGACACAAACCAGTGGGAGGAAAAGTTCAAGGCAGCCATGGTGAAGATGGGTGCTATTGATATCAAGACAGCTGCCAATGGCGAGATTAGGAGGAGCTGCCGTGTCTTGAACACTAACTAG